The following proteins come from a genomic window of Mauremys mutica isolate MM-2020 ecotype Southern chromosome 7, ASM2049712v1, whole genome shotgun sequence:
- the LOC123375168 gene encoding IQ domain-containing protein F5-like isoform X1, translating into MEGLCFHPNQALEGSPRKKPDAKALKNSMVPDPALGGGDDAQRQLLAALDSLQQLGAPDQAAAMDQKEISPPLSPSPEKDPSRKSAIAIQSWWRGVLTRRTVHQATLCVLVIQRWWRRVSFWQREERRVRALAMYVRPVRATVLLQSLVRMWCVRSQYKKYQRAVLVIQNKWRHYTCRREAVVFAGSSLADGAVDLNIEIVVG; encoded by the exons ATGGAAGGGTTATGTTTCCACCCAAACCAG GCTCTGGAGGGCAGCCCCAGGAAGAAGCCTGATGCCAAGGCGCTGAAGAACTCCATGGTCCCAGACCCTGCCCTGGGAGGCGGGGATGATGCTCAGAGGCAGCTCTTGGCAGCTCTagactccctgcagcagctgggcgcTCCAGATCAGGCAGCAGCTATGGAC CAGAAAGaaatctctccccctctctccccatcacCAGAGAAGGACCCCAGCAGGAAATCCGCCATTGCCATCCAGTCGTGGTGGCGAGGGGTGCTCACCCGGCGAACGGTGCACCAAGCAACGCTCTGCGTGCTGGTGATCCAGAGGTGGTGGCGCCGGGTCTCATTCTGGCAGCGGGAGGAGAGGCGGGTCAGGGCACTGGCAATGTATGTGAGGCCTGTGAGAGCTACCGTCCTCCTGCAGTCGCTGGTCAGGATGTGGTGTGTGAGGAGCCAGTACAAGAAATACCAGAGGGCAGTCCTGGTTATCCAGAACAAGTGGCGGCACTACACCTGCCGGAGAGAGGCTGTGGTGTtcgcagggagcagcctggctgacGGGGCGGTGGACCTGAACATTGAGATTGTTGTTGGTTAA
- the LOC123375168 gene encoding IQ domain-containing protein F5-like isoform X2 has protein sequence MGARESKPPALEGSPRKKPDAKALKNSMVPDPALGGGDDAQRQLLAALDSLQQLGAPDQAAAMDQKEISPPLSPSPEKDPSRKSAIAIQSWWRGVLTRRTVHQATLCVLVIQRWWRRVSFWQREERRVRALAMYVRPVRATVLLQSLVRMWCVRSQYKKYQRAVLVIQNKWRHYTCRREAVVFAGSSLADGAVDLNIEIVVG, from the exons ATGGGGGCACGAGAAAGCAAACCTCCC GCTCTGGAGGGCAGCCCCAGGAAGAAGCCTGATGCCAAGGCGCTGAAGAACTCCATGGTCCCAGACCCTGCCCTGGGAGGCGGGGATGATGCTCAGAGGCAGCTCTTGGCAGCTCTagactccctgcagcagctgggcgcTCCAGATCAGGCAGCAGCTATGGAC CAGAAAGaaatctctccccctctctccccatcacCAGAGAAGGACCCCAGCAGGAAATCCGCCATTGCCATCCAGTCGTGGTGGCGAGGGGTGCTCACCCGGCGAACGGTGCACCAAGCAACGCTCTGCGTGCTGGTGATCCAGAGGTGGTGGCGCCGGGTCTCATTCTGGCAGCGGGAGGAGAGGCGGGTCAGGGCACTGGCAATGTATGTGAGGCCTGTGAGAGCTACCGTCCTCCTGCAGTCGCTGGTCAGGATGTGGTGTGTGAGGAGCCAGTACAAGAAATACCAGAGGGCAGTCCTGGTTATCCAGAACAAGTGGCGGCACTACACCTGCCGGAGAGAGGCTGTGGTGTtcgcagggagcagcctggctgacGGGGCGGTGGACCTGAACATTGAGATTGTTGTTGGTTAA
- the LOC123375168 gene encoding IQ domain-containing protein F5-like isoform X3: MEGLCFHPNQALEGSPRKKPDAKALKNSMVPDPALGGGDDAQRQLLAALDSLQQLGAPDQAAAMDKEISPPLSPSPEKDPSRKSAIAIQSWWRGVLTRRTVHQATLCVLVIQRWWRRVSFWQREERRVRALAMYVRPVRATVLLQSLVRMWCVRSQYKKYQRAVLVIQNKWRHYTCRREAVVFAGSSLADGAVDLNIEIVVG; encoded by the exons ATGGAAGGGTTATGTTTCCACCCAAACCAG GCTCTGGAGGGCAGCCCCAGGAAGAAGCCTGATGCCAAGGCGCTGAAGAACTCCATGGTCCCAGACCCTGCCCTGGGAGGCGGGGATGATGCTCAGAGGCAGCTCTTGGCAGCTCTagactccctgcagcagctgggcgcTCCAGATCAGGCAGCAGCTATGGAC AAAGaaatctctccccctctctccccatcacCAGAGAAGGACCCCAGCAGGAAATCCGCCATTGCCATCCAGTCGTGGTGGCGAGGGGTGCTCACCCGGCGAACGGTGCACCAAGCAACGCTCTGCGTGCTGGTGATCCAGAGGTGGTGGCGCCGGGTCTCATTCTGGCAGCGGGAGGAGAGGCGGGTCAGGGCACTGGCAATGTATGTGAGGCCTGTGAGAGCTACCGTCCTCCTGCAGTCGCTGGTCAGGATGTGGTGTGTGAGGAGCCAGTACAAGAAATACCAGAGGGCAGTCCTGGTTATCCAGAACAAGTGGCGGCACTACACCTGCCGGAGAGAGGCTGTGGTGTtcgcagggagcagcctggctgacGGGGCGGTGGACCTGAACATTGAGATTGTTGTTGGTTAA